TACTTTTAGACAAAGTCGGGACACTTGACTTCATAAAAGTGCAAGAAGACTTATCCAGCTTTCTCATCAATAAAGAAGAACTGAGTCTTTATCAAAAAGAAATCCTTATCAAATCAATAAAATATAACTTCAACTAAGCAGCTACAACAGTAACGTACTTGCGGCCTTGGCGTTTTTGAAACTCAACCTTGCCCTCAGAGACAGCATATAAAGTATCATCACCACCGCGACGGACATTAACTCCAGGATGGAACTTGGTACCTCTTTGACGAATAAGAATATTGCCAGAGATTACTTTCTCACCGGCGTATCTTTTGACGCCAAGTCTTTTGGACTCTGAGTCTCTTCCGTTTTTAGTACTACCTACACCTTTTTTTGATGCCATTATTTATCC
This is a stretch of genomic DNA from Cyanobacteriota bacterium. It encodes these proteins:
- the rpmA gene encoding 50S ribosomal protein L27, whose translation is MASKKGVGSTKNGRDSESKRLGVKRYAGEKVISGNILIRQRGTKFHPGVNVRRGGDDTLYAVSEGKVEFQKRQGRKYVTVVAA